The segment aacaataaaaatatctatCAGTCAAAGCCTAAACCTCTAGTCAACGGGAATTCAGCATCTACCAACTATCCAAAATCAAACACTCACATAGATATCATTGAGCTCGTATCTTCTTCGAAGATTGAACAACACTCCCGGCTCGTTCAAGTACGCCAACCGCGTCATGTCTTCGAATCCACCATGCTCCTCTTCATCAGCGTCCCGCGGGAACAGTTTCTCCTTAGAAGCAAACAACTGCACAAAAAACCTCCTCAAATTACCAAAATCACCACCGAATACAAATTCGCAACATCGTGTGAACTCGCTCACCTTCTTGCCGGAATCAGTTAGCAGCAGAATCTTGTTACCGTCGGAATCGAGCACTTCAGCTGGCAGCCAAGCAGAATCCCGGTCCTCGACCCAAACCTTGGAGCCGTGGAGCAGATTCATGGCGGCGGTCACCGCGAATTGCGAAAGGAAGAGCAAATTCAAAACCCTAGAAGCAGAGAGACATGCAAAGAAGAAGATAGGGCGAGAGAGACGCAAGAGGTAAAAATGTCGAGTTCCCGCTCGAAGAAGAGTGGAGGCTATTGAAGTCAAAAATCAAAAATGGCAAAACGGcagatttgtatttatatagCGGTAGGTACGACACGTCATCCAGTGTGCATTGGCGTGAGAGAGTTCGTTTTAGACTTTTCACTCACCTTGCCTGTCTCTAACATTACAGTTCAAAATTTGTTGCAGTCGCATTCCAAGCCGAGATTTCAAAAAGGGAAAAACTTAACACAAAtggtaataataattaattacagtTTAAATTTCATACATGTGTTACTAAACGTTTTCGAAAACATTATGTACAATATTTTTACGtctaatattttgtaaaattggtaaaaaaaaaaattaaaacattaattataacactaaaaaaacatttttaaaatgagAAAGCATAgcattaaaacttttaaaatataatatactaaaatatataaaaacatcGAAATTATAAGTACATTTAACCgtatttaaaatatgtaattttaaaataacgaCTTATTTAAAAAGTGAATAGgacttaattattaaaagatATAGCATTGCTTGTTTTTCAAATATGCAATTACACAAGCTTAAAATtagtatttttgaaataaatagcttttaaaaaatatttatttaaataacacttaaaatatatatttatttatatttttaaaatagacaaattagataaacatataaaataataatattctcATTGTATACAATAAACTTATGAATTTGAGAGTTTATCTTTTCTAATTtggttttttataaattaaagtaaattcatgaagttttatataaatgactacattttttttcattttacaggagaaaataaatagttaaagATTTTCaccaattaatatatatatatatatatatatatatattataagatGTAATCCTTATTTTATAACCatattttatgaggttgagtaaagaataaattgatttactaaaatattattaaagttatttaGAGTTTATCATACTCAAgtttttttaactatattttttatcacctataaatatatttttttatcggcaaataatgaaattaaattaagagggatataaaaggggtatcccaacccttttacataaaCCAAACCACATTAGGAATCTCCAAGAATAAAGAAATGAACAAACACCCCAGAAGCAATAGATAGATAATGTTTGCTGCATAAGTTAGACATCTTATTCCAACTAGCACCGTGCTCGTATTGGAATGTTATAAGCATTGCAAACTGCAACTACAAACCATCAAAAAACACCAAAATATTGGTTATCTCCACCGCCTCATTGACATTCCTTCTACCCAGCTTGCAATGGCACAATTGTAGCACTTGTCACAAAATCAATCACTTCAATGCAGCATCTTCCATTTGCTCCTTTTAAGCTCACTTTTATCAGAAACCAACTTCCTACTTGTCAGGGTCCATCTCGCACTTAGAATGGTTGGAGTTTACACCTTCGACTTACATCCCCCAACATGTCTAAATCACCACAACCTCTACTGCAAGCATCCACATGTGAGGCCACTAGTTGATCAGCAAACACACTTAGGGATTTCCACAACAACCAAAACACCACATAAAAAACACAGTTTTTGTTTCCTTCATAAAGAACCCTGAACCAGCATACACCCTGCCTCTATTGGTTTGTTATAAGACACATCAAAACAGAATCCTCCATCATGTCCTTAACATTCATTTTGACTCCCTTGCATACAGGCACATATGTCCTTTCCATCTTGCACCGGCTGCAGGCCGTGACAAACCCACCAACACCTCCAACCAACTATAAATCCAGTAAAGGTCGTAGTCTTAAAACTCTTGACATCTGGGAGTCCTAATTATAAATTCTAATGCAAAGCATTGGATTAAGAATCCAATCTACGAAAGAATAAGTAAAGGAATGCACCTTGTGCTTCATCCAAAGCCAAGATTTGAGTTGAGCCTTCTGAAACACCTCCTCTGCATCTACTAGCCCTTTTTTTGAATACAATCAGGTTCCTTTGGTCCCAGATACACCTAATAACAGATGCCCAAACACCTTTCCATACCAGGTTTTGCTTCTTGCTAGCATTGCTCAGATAAAAACTCATAAAGTGCAGATTTAAATCATTATGTTGAACAGAAGAGATACCTATCCATTTGAAGCACAAGGACCAATACCCATTGTGCATATTTACACTCCAAGAATATATGTTGACAAGACTCCTCCTTAAGCTGACATATTGCACATAGCGTAGATTCCATCATCACCCCTCTCCTACTCAAACTCACCTTGTTGAGATTCTATCCAGCAGCACTCTCCAAGCTGTCACGATCACATTTGGGAATGCCTTAGTCTTCCAAAGGAGATCACCTATAAATATATGATCACATGTTTGAGATGTTTATTAATTGGTGTGAGGGGCATCGAAGATTTCATGTCGACTAGGAATAaggtcaaattataatatatatatatataatataagtgTGGTGCAATTATTAGCTTCTAAACTGTTTTATGAGATTAAGTTTAACATAAACTCACTTACTAAGATAAATACTACCATGTTTTGCAAATATTACTCTCTTGGTTTTATTGTTActtaaatttatgttttgtaaatttaaatttatttatattccaATGCTATTAACTAACATCTTTGCAAGAAATTTGTGTTTATGTATAATGAGTTTGAAATTAGCATGATTAGAAAACTTAAATTCCTCCTGGATTTATAGATAAACCAAATAGATGGTGTCATATACACACAACAAATGAAGTATGCCAATGATCTtttatagaatatatatatagggTTAAATGACGCTAAGAAGATGAAGACATCAATGCATCCAACCTCAACTCTTAGTATATAAAGTGAATCAAGTAAAGTTGATAACACTATTTACCATTAAATGATTGGTTATATGCTTTGTTTAATCGTGCCTACGCTAAACATCATATTCAATGTGTGTTTATATGCTTGTTTTCAATTTGACCCAACGAAAGTACATCTTACTATGGTTAAATGCTTATTTGAAATGTACTACTGATTATGCtgtatgttttaaatttaaaggaCAATAAACCTATAATTGAAAAGATAATGTGATGTAAAATATTATGGAGATAAAgtagaaggaaaaaaaatataatattcccTATACTTTTCTATATTTGAAGTTGGAAGTcgtcataagtttctaatttaatcttttgtttagtgaataaaattattttgatatttaaattcaaatatattcatttactttgctagaggacaagcaagattctaagttgggaagagtgataagtgtctaatttcagtaatttttcatattaaaatatagacacttatgaatattaattgctaaaatatatattaaacaatccctaatttatgaatttatacctttttacattttttatgatctttatttgaataatagcattttattatcaaatttggtgttaattttaGGTTTATAGGGAAGAATGATATAAGCTAAAAGGAGAAAGCTGGAAGGCTCAAAATgcacaaaaagagaaaaaaaagtcaaaCTTAGCAGCAGAGTATGTCGCTCAAGCGACCTCATTCttgtaatattttgaaaaccAAATAGGTAGAAATTCATTACTCAATTCaagtttttaaatattacaaGAAGAGCTCTCTAATTATGATGTCAAGTGACCCTTGGAACTCTAAAAAACTCTCCATTCATGGAGTGACATGTGACACCTCTAAAACTCTCCATTAATGGTTTGCCATGTGGCAATCCAAGACTTCAAAAACTCTCAATCCACGAGAGGACATGTGGCACAAGGGAGAAGGGTGGATAAGCATTTGGGTGTCAAGCCTTCATGAAGGAGACAATCACACTTTAGAAAAAAGGAAGGGAAAGGTGCCATGTAGCACCTAGGTGGATGCCAAGTGTGCTCCCTTTTAAGCCTTTTAATCCTATATTTTAGCTCAATACAAGACCCAATATCTTATACAAAATTTAAGACtcaaattaatttctaattatAGTATAcattttacaagactttagagGAAGAATCTTCTAgaaaagagttttttttatcaatacttATTCTCTCTCCTAAGCCTGAATATTTAGGTGGCTGAGAGATCCTccatcaataatatttttaacatcTCTTATAATGCTAGAAGTGTAGGAAGAAATGGAGATTTGGAAAGTAATAACCTACAATAGGGACTTGAGACAATTATTTTCTTAGTATTATTTTATGTGAATGACAAAAATGCCCTTAACAAAGGAGTTACGAATTACAAAAATACATTATGGAACTCTTTTAATggaataattttgaatttttgaacactttttttagattttagacTGAGTTTTCcatattttctttcttaaacgtattttttacatttcaaGAATGCTTTTTCAGAATgagattttaattttcaaattttgttccCAAACACAATAATCTATTATGGATTTGAttctagaatgtatttttttttattctgaatttttatttccagaatgaaagacatttttggaaatttaaactTATATAGGATGCAGGTTCAGAAAAGTTGGGGTGTAGGGAAGAATTTCCCTAGACTTTGATCTCAACTATAGAGCCCACTCcatttgtaattttaaaaagtacATATCAATTGCGTTTGAGACTGAACATTTGCagaattagttttaaaattatgtaactTCTGTTTCGAATATTTCTACtttggaaaattaaaatttaaaaagaagttAATGTTCAGATCATATACAAATTTTTTGGTAAAAACGTTAAAATTATCTAGTAATTGGTTGTCAAGTTACCTGagattaaaaacattaaattaactCAACATGTGTACACAAAATAAATTGGTGTCAAGGTGCCTTAAATTTAATCTAATcaccaaaaataatatttgctAAAACTATATCTCAAAAGTAAACATCTGACACTACAAAGGTAACACCTCTGGCAAATAAAATGGAAACAGTTTAACTTTCCTACAGTTTTCAAACTATTAAAAAACTGAAGTTAATTGTGCCTCTAAGATTTGAAATTTTCAGGAAAACCCATTACTGATCCTAAATGAAGACTTGAATATTCCATAGCCTGTTGTTTTTATCCTGCAACCTTTTTACTACCAACAAAAGTTACAGAACCTGCATTCATTTTTCAGCTGCTGAGAATTGTTCAATTGATGACACTGAACGCATTAAACATTTTTGAGTCAACATGGCACGGAAACCGATGGCATTATCTGAGCCCTCCCCAGACCAAGCCAATGACCCaaaatttcatgaaataatTTCATAGCACTTTACTGAGCAAATGGCCTCAGGTAATAAAAGAGGTAATGGATGCACTCTGCTGAAAACTGCCAGCATTCAGACAGATAACTGATCCGAGGCCAGCTAAGAATCAGTGCATTATTGATGTTCACACATTATGCAATGCTTCTTCCCCCTACCATTAAGACCTTTGCTACCCCACCCTGTGCACATTGGCCCCAGAACCTTAACTTTTACTTCTGCAACCTTGTGTGCTACCAAACAACAAGTACAAGAATTTGGTTACTACACCTTTCAAACACCTTTCAAATTGTGGTGGTGATACATCCATATCTTTCCTGTTCAAATCAACAACACTAAAGCTAGTACACTAAAACTTTTATAAACATTTTCCTTAACTTGTACCCTTCatcccatttttttttctcttttttgggTTTTAATATACATGATTAATTGTTGGAATTTATTTTcatcactcactcactcactcactgtTCTGAGAGATTACTTCTCCAAACTTGAGGAAGAGCTGTGCATCCGAGGTGCTCATTGAAGGGCAGTTCACCAAGTGTGGAGTCTTGAGGTTTGCATACTCATCCATGTAGCATGGCACTTTGGCAGATGGGTTTGAAGCAGGAGGTAGTGCTGCTGGTTGTTTTGGAGGGGTGTTTGATGGCACAAGGCTCCCAAGTACACGTGTCACTTCATGCATTGTCGGCCTGTCAGCGGGCTGCCTCTTTGTGCATAATAGAGCGAGCTGGTAAACCTTTTTTACAGCTCCAAGGTCCTTGCATGTGGCAGTAATGTCTGGATCAACTGTTTCCATTACAGCATTGGTTGCTGCCTTGGCCAAAATCTACACAAACATGAGCCATTAGTAACAAAAAGGACAAGGTTCAAGTATTACCAAGAAGTTAACAGTGATGTTATAGCAAATAGATTTTTCAATCTTGAATCATAAGCTCAACCAATAGTGAGTCCTAGAGGTGAAATTTAAAgttctaaaaaaatatcaaacattCTACCATGCCCAGCAAAATTATATGGGCAAAATATAATTGCAGTTCCATGGATGTGTATTTGGTGTTGTCCTCCgatcaaaaattgattttttttatctcagtAATCTGCTTAAAATGTTGTCACTAAATGTTAACATTGATTACGAAGGAGAAACTAATTGGGAAAAAGCACCTAAAACACCTATGAAATTGTATCTAAATTTTATCCAAAATATACCTAAGTCCATGAAAGACCAAGGCTAAGCATAGAAAACTGTGAGGTGCACGGACATGTGTTGAAAATGAGTAGTAAACTCACCAGATGGTGGAGGTTGGATTCATTGTCAACAGCTTTCCTTCCAGTTAGCAACTCGAGTAAAACGATGCCATAACTGTACACATCAGACTTCTCGGTGAGACGGGAAGTTCTAGCATACTCAGGGTCTATG is part of the Phaseolus vulgaris cultivar G19833 unplaced genomic scaffold, P. vulgaris v2.0 scaffold_235, whole genome shotgun sequence genome and harbors:
- the LOC137817589 gene encoding LRR receptor-like serine/threonine-protein kinase ERECTA, whose product is VALGAAQGLAYLHHDCSPRIIHRDVKSSNILLDSDFEPHLTDFGIAKSLCPSKSTSTYIMGTIGYIDPEYARTSRLTEKSDVYSYGIVLLELLTGRKAVDNESNLHHLILAKAATNAVMETVDPDITATCKDLGAVKKVYQLALLCTKRQPADRPTMHEVTRVLGSLVPSNTPPKQPAALPPASNPSAKVPCYMDEYANLKTPHLVNCPSMSTSDAQLFLKFGEVISQNSE